From Paenibacillus polymyxa, the proteins below share one genomic window:
- a CDS encoding polysaccharide biosynthesis protein, with amino-acid sequence MFENKRILVTGGTGSWGHELVAQLLPRNPKEVIIFSRGESSQVAMNRQFEDERLSFCIGDIRDKDALTTACQGVDYVFHLAALKHVPVCEDQPYEALKTNVVGTQNVIEAAVANQVKKVIYISTDKAANPSNFYGMTKAIGEKLIVYANLLNSDTRFVTVRGGNVLGTNGSVVHLFQSQIRQKGKVFITDMNMTRFFLTLRDAISLLFKASVESVGGEIFIMTMPTCRIVDLAEVLIEDSGVENVEIIEKGVRPGEKIHEILMSDFESLTTVVYDEQYLVILPTLNIPQLKDRYNQCPPVSFSSFSSEFNLMSKEEIRSILQSGGFIK; translated from the coding sequence ATGTTTGAAAACAAACGTATCTTGGTTACCGGCGGTACCGGCTCCTGGGGGCATGAGCTGGTTGCCCAGTTATTGCCGCGTAACCCCAAAGAAGTCATTATCTTTTCACGCGGAGAATCGAGTCAGGTTGCAATGAACAGGCAGTTTGAGGATGAACGACTCAGCTTCTGTATTGGGGATATTCGGGATAAGGATGCGCTGACTACCGCTTGCCAAGGAGTAGACTATGTATTCCACTTGGCGGCTCTCAAGCACGTACCTGTCTGTGAGGATCAGCCCTATGAGGCGCTCAAAACGAATGTCGTAGGCACCCAAAATGTAATCGAGGCCGCTGTCGCCAATCAGGTAAAGAAGGTCATATATATATCGACTGACAAGGCGGCCAACCCTTCCAATTTTTATGGTATGACGAAGGCGATTGGAGAAAAACTGATTGTTTACGCCAATTTGCTGAATAGTGATACACGTTTTGTGACGGTACGCGGCGGTAATGTTTTGGGTACAAACGGAAGCGTGGTGCATTTGTTCCAAAGCCAGATTCGCCAAAAGGGCAAGGTTTTCATCACAGATATGAACATGACCCGCTTCTTCCTGACCTTGCGTGATGCCATCAGTCTACTGTTCAAAGCTTCAGTAGAAAGCGTTGGCGGCGAAATTTTTATCATGACCATGCCAACCTGCCGTATTGTGGATTTGGCTGAGGTGCTCATTGAGGATTCAGGCGTGGAAAATGTAGAAATCATAGAAAAGGGCGTCCGTCCCGGTGAGAAAATACACGAGATTTTGATGAGTGACTTTGAAAGCCTGACAACGGTAGTATATGACGAGCAATATTTGGTCATTCTCCCGACACTGAATATTCCTCAATTAAAGGACCGTTATAATCAGTGCCCTCCGGTATCGTTCAGCAGCTTTAGTTCGGAATTCAATTTGATGTCAAAAGAGGAGATTCGAAGCATTCTCCAAAGCGGGGGGTTCATCAAATGA
- a CDS encoding glycosyltransferase produces MRPKVTIVIPFYNCAYVDQALQSALEQTYGPLEIIVVDDGSTTHVNMLQPYLPYIHYLGKSNGGTASALNHGIRHASGEYIAWLSSDDTYHRDKINNQVSFMIEQSAYISHTNFNFINQHSQVTAYQAAAVFPSLTEFYRFFQQGNPVNGCTVMFKKELFAHIGLFDELLPYTHDLDMWYRVMLAGYPFPFLNESLVNYRWHDEMGTKKYWPAVEQEYNITQARYRDRFSQMLGGLSS; encoded by the coding sequence ATGAGACCAAAAGTAACGATCGTCATTCCCTTTTATAACTGTGCATATGTGGATCAGGCTTTACAAAGCGCTTTGGAGCAAACCTATGGGCCGCTTGAGATTATTGTCGTCGATGACGGGTCCACCACACATGTTAATATGCTTCAGCCCTATCTTCCCTATATACATTATTTGGGCAAGTCTAACGGTGGAACAGCCAGCGCTTTGAATCATGGTATCCGGCATGCCAGCGGTGAATATATTGCGTGGCTCAGCTCCGACGATACCTACCATAGGGACAAAATTAATAACCAGGTTTCTTTTATGATCGAACAGAGTGCATACATCTCTCATACTAATTTCAATTTCATCAATCAACACAGCCAAGTCACAGCCTATCAAGCAGCTGCTGTATTTCCGTCCCTGACGGAGTTTTACCGTTTTTTCCAGCAGGGGAATCCGGTCAATGGATGTACGGTGATGTTCAAAAAGGAGCTGTTTGCACATATCGGTTTGTTCGATGAACTGCTGCCGTACACCCATGATCTGGATATGTGGTACCGAGTAATGCTGGCAGGATATCCATTTCCTTTTCTGAACGAGTCCTTGGTTAACTACCGCTGGCATGATGAAATGGGAACCAAAAAATATTGGCCTGCTGTGGAACAGGAGTACAACATCACCCAAGCACGTTATCGAGATCGCTTCAGTCAGATGTTGGGCGGTTTATCCTCATGA
- a CDS encoding glycosyltransferase family 2 protein codes for MVDTGIVMPLYKQDIGYLQAAISSVLAQSYRAFRFIIVIDGAPEMIEPALHAAMGDPRVQLVTLPQNQGVSHALNRGFDELFKDPAIKYVTWVSSDNVYHSSFIERLRCELERGPDSLGLVFSTFRQIDAAGNPLYDQQHQQALIRYQSQPHHELLNASIVGVSFMYKSQYARLIDGYRLQPVEDYDYWLRLTETCNMKFIPEILMDYRVDSAFSVSASLRSQKEHRRWRHAFQIAKHEARARRGIPLEMTILMPITDMAQAEPLLDNLLEQHYSNCIVRLLDITPEQGASSFLEMMLDPRLIVTPRPHYSVKEALIQAIGETTTRFVVCFGVKPYIAVTDLLYLTDLLRPLQDTHAFSYYTDDHSTIGSGRGVQSVPPEWNYVYYTHRLHQALEQGGF; via the coding sequence ATGGTAGATACGGGGATTGTTATGCCGCTGTACAAACAGGATATTGGTTATCTGCAAGCTGCGATCTCATCCGTACTAGCCCAGAGTTACAGGGCATTTCGCTTCATCATTGTGATTGACGGGGCGCCGGAAATGATAGAGCCGGCGCTTCACGCAGCAATGGGAGACCCGCGCGTTCAGTTAGTTACACTCCCTCAGAACCAAGGAGTATCCCATGCCCTTAACCGGGGATTCGATGAGTTGTTTAAAGATCCAGCGATCAAGTATGTGACCTGGGTATCCAGCGACAATGTGTATCATTCATCCTTTATCGAACGATTGCGGTGCGAGCTAGAGCGGGGGCCCGATTCGCTTGGACTTGTGTTCTCCACCTTCCGTCAGATTGACGCTGCGGGTAATCCGTTATACGACCAGCAGCATCAACAAGCGCTGATTCGGTACCAAAGTCAGCCGCATCACGAATTGTTGAACGCCAGCATTGTCGGGGTGTCATTTATGTACAAAAGCCAATATGCCCGTCTGATCGACGGCTATCGGCTGCAACCTGTAGAGGATTATGATTACTGGCTGCGGCTGACCGAGACATGCAACATGAAATTCATCCCGGAGATCCTGATGGATTATCGGGTGGATTCTGCTTTTAGTGTATCGGCCAGCTTGCGCAGCCAAAAAGAACATCGACGCTGGCGGCATGCATTTCAAATCGCCAAACATGAGGCCAGGGCCCGCCGGGGTATCCCACTTGAAATGACCATTTTAATGCCTATTACAGATATGGCTCAAGCTGAGCCGTTGCTCGATAATCTGCTGGAGCAGCATTACAGTAATTGCATCGTGCGGTTGCTGGATATTACGCCGGAACAGGGAGCTTCTTCCTTTCTGGAAATGATGCTTGACCCTCGGCTAATCGTAACGCCGAGACCGCATTATTCCGTCAAGGAAGCACTGATTCAGGCGATTGGTGAAACGACAACACGCTTTGTTGTATGCTTCGGTGTCAAACCTTATATTGCCGTGACAGATTTGTTGTATCTTACGGATTTATTGCGCCCTTTGCAGGATACACATGCCTTTTCCTACTATACAGATGACCACTCAACCATCGGCAGCGGCCGAGGGGTTCAGTCCGTTCCGCCGGAATGGAATTACGTGTATTATACCCACAGATTGCATCAGGCACTGGAACAGGGTGGCTTTTAA
- a CDS encoding dTDP-4-dehydrorhamnose reductase family protein — MKLLILGGNGMAGHVLVKYFQNQSGYNVFYTTRDSANKGGLLLDVKDSFMVEQLVRSVQPDVIINAVGVLNQYAGKDQIAAYQINGLLPHLLRQTADSIGARLIHISTDCVFEGKRVPGLYEETDQPDGTSAYALTKILGEVKAPRHLTIRTSIIGPEIRSGGIGLLHWFLQQSGDVDGYRRVFWNGVTTLELAKAIQVLMNEPLDGLIHLVHPEPISKHDLLLLFKDIWKREDIRIVPKDEPVQDRTLRSTRADLLYDVPHYSIMLKELLEWTEAQRNNVGQS, encoded by the coding sequence ATGAAGCTGCTTATTTTGGGCGGGAACGGCATGGCAGGCCATGTTCTGGTTAAGTATTTTCAAAACCAGAGCGGGTATAACGTGTTCTATACCACCCGTGATTCCGCAAATAAAGGCGGTCTCCTGCTGGATGTAAAGGACAGCTTTATGGTGGAGCAGCTGGTACGGAGTGTACAGCCAGACGTAATTATTAACGCGGTTGGCGTACTCAATCAATATGCCGGGAAAGATCAGATTGCGGCATACCAAATCAATGGATTGCTGCCGCATCTTCTCCGGCAGACGGCGGACAGTATCGGTGCCCGATTGATTCATATCAGCACGGATTGCGTATTCGAAGGAAAGCGGGTTCCTGGCCTATATGAGGAGACAGATCAACCTGATGGGACAAGTGCCTATGCTTTGACGAAAATACTCGGAGAAGTAAAGGCACCACGGCATCTGACCATCCGTACCTCTATTATCGGACCGGAGATTCGGTCAGGCGGGATTGGCTTGCTGCACTGGTTCTTGCAACAGAGCGGAGACGTTGACGGATACCGCCGGGTCTTTTGGAACGGAGTCACAACGCTGGAATTAGCAAAAGCGATACAAGTGTTGATGAATGAGCCGTTGGACGGACTCATTCATCTGGTTCACCCTGAACCGATCAGCAAGCATGATTTGCTGCTTCTGTTCAAAGATATCTGGAAGAGAGAGGATATTCGGATCGTGCCGAAGGATGAGCCGGTGCAGGACCGGACGCTTCGTTCTACCCGGGCCGATCTGCTCTACGATGTTCCTCACTACAGCATCATGCTGAAGGAGCTGCTGGAATGGACAGAAGCACAGCGGAACAACGTCGGCCAGTCATAG
- a CDS encoding NAD-dependent epimerase/dehydratase family protein translates to MDRSTAEQRRPVIAITGAAGYTGMHACRYFAKLGWEVAALTRTAASATKLTSQTENDGDFSLEAGTRGCITPYVCDLLDKKRLGEVIRHIAPDYVLHLGGKNSVPESWQSPLLYMESNVLSTLYLLDVLRPFPQARIVVAGSRLKTALQAPYHPTHPYSLSKSIQEAVALSWGALFEQSVMLAEPCNLIGPGPSTGFCALLAGYIVRTERMKEQFVTEAAPFRVSSRHAQRDFLDVRDAVRAYGVLLEKGVPGRIYSVCTGRIVELGDIVERMVALAKISIPIQWGDIAEPAATEAYRAQELEEMGWKPTIQLGQSLEDMIQYRRAGKEGTI, encoded by the coding sequence ATGGACAGAAGCACAGCGGAACAACGTCGGCCAGTCATAGCCATTACCGGAGCGGCGGGCTATACCGGGATGCATGCCTGCCGCTATTTTGCAAAACTTGGCTGGGAGGTGGCAGCGCTGACTCGCACTGCCGCTTCTGCTACAAAATTGACCTCACAGACTGAAAATGATGGGGATTTCAGCCTGGAAGCGGGCACACGTGGCTGTATTACACCTTATGTGTGCGACTTGCTCGACAAGAAACGTCTGGGCGAAGTGATTCGACACATTGCTCCGGATTATGTGCTTCACCTGGGTGGCAAAAATTCCGTACCTGAATCTTGGCAGAGTCCATTGCTATATATGGAATCCAATGTACTGTCCACCCTGTATCTGCTCGATGTACTGCGACCTTTCCCCCAAGCCAGAATTGTTGTTGCGGGTTCTCGGCTAAAGACGGCTTTACAGGCACCATACCATCCAACGCATCCATACAGCCTTAGCAAAAGCATTCAAGAGGCAGTCGCGCTCTCGTGGGGCGCGCTGTTCGAGCAATCTGTCATGTTGGCAGAGCCTTGCAACCTGATTGGCCCGGGTCCATCCACCGGCTTTTGTGCATTACTCGCGGGGTATATCGTTCGGACAGAACGCATGAAAGAGCAATTCGTAACGGAGGCAGCTCCGTTTCGCGTGTCTTCCCGACATGCGCAGCGTGATTTTCTCGACGTTCGTGATGCAGTTCGCGCCTATGGCGTGCTATTGGAAAAGGGAGTGCCAGGCCGAATTTACTCGGTCTGCACAGGCCGCATTGTGGAACTGGGAGATATCGTGGAACGTATGGTTGCGCTGGCGAAAATATCTATTCCCATACAATGGGGAGATATAGCCGAGCCAGCGGCAACGGAGGCATATCGGGCGCAGGAGCTGGAGGAGATGGGCTGGAAGCCGACCATACAGCTGGGGCAATCGCTGGAGGATATGATTCAATACCGCCGAGCTGGAAAGGAAGGAACGATATGA
- a CDS encoding sialidase family protein encodes MVVCRLYRKKYILIEALQAYLYIMKGMLAMPLNFQVTPSGLPKFEPSVAVNLLNPNIVVAVAVDFSSGPPLIGLYRSLDAGANWTDTLLPLPPGYTGAEAGMVAYLFPNIFIVSAHVFPGNENGAVVIYRSTDNGASFDPPVVINPGYGDYINNDWTNITTDNAGASPYLGHVYVTYNRQYNVEVNARSAAFYQRSTDGGLTWDRPLMLSNIQSSTERPEPAVDKYGSVYVSWIRTGPQTPAFFIRRSFDGGSTFSGDILVSNITLVPSPLPVPGYDFRVLNSPCLAADCSGVPSTTNTLYAVWQDFGQGYSNVLLSKSSDFGGTWSAPVIVTDSPPGSQNFFPAIAVSPKTGLVVVVYYTNRLDGFNLDVFAAQSSDGGNTFTNSRLTTTSFNPNVGGGESELIGDYIDIAIVPPNSYISVWTDTRTGSLTIFAGVPGGET; translated from the coding sequence ATGGTTGTCTGTAGGCTATACCGAAAAAAGTACATTTTGATAGAAGCACTTCAGGCATATCTATATATAATGAAGGGAATGCTCGCGATGCCTTTGAATTTTCAAGTAACACCCAGCGGCCTGCCCAAGTTTGAGCCTAGTGTTGCTGTTAATTTGCTGAATCCGAATATCGTTGTGGCTGTAGCTGTTGACTTTAGCAGCGGGCCCCCTTTAATTGGACTGTATCGCTCACTGGACGCCGGGGCGAACTGGACCGATACGTTACTGCCACTCCCACCGGGATATACAGGAGCAGAGGCAGGAATGGTGGCCTATCTTTTCCCCAATATTTTTATCGTATCGGCGCATGTGTTTCCGGGAAATGAGAACGGGGCTGTCGTGATCTACCGTTCTACGGACAATGGGGCCAGTTTTGATCCTCCGGTGGTCATTAACCCAGGCTATGGAGATTACATTAATAATGACTGGACCAATATTACGACAGATAACGCAGGGGCAAGTCCGTATCTAGGGCATGTCTACGTTACGTATAACCGCCAATACAACGTAGAGGTTAATGCTCGGTCAGCGGCCTTCTACCAGCGCTCCACTGACGGAGGATTGACCTGGGATCGACCGTTAATGCTTTCCAATATCCAGTCCTCCACAGAGCGGCCTGAGCCTGCGGTCGACAAATATGGCAGTGTATATGTCAGCTGGATTCGTACGGGGCCGCAAACACCGGCTTTCTTTATCCGGCGTTCTTTTGATGGAGGGTCCACTTTTAGCGGGGATATTCTTGTGTCCAACATAACACTGGTACCTAGTCCGTTGCCCGTCCCCGGATATGATTTTCGTGTATTGAATTCTCCCTGCTTGGCAGCAGACTGCTCGGGGGTGCCTTCTACAACAAATACGCTATATGCCGTGTGGCAGGATTTTGGTCAGGGCTACAGCAATGTGTTGTTGTCCAAATCCAGCGATTTTGGCGGTACCTGGAGCGCCCCAGTCATTGTGACAGACAGCCCGCCGGGTTCTCAAAATTTCTTCCCTGCGATTGCAGTGTCGCCCAAGACGGGGCTGGTCGTTGTTGTCTACTATACGAATCGCCTGGACGGCTTTAATCTGGATGTGTTCGCCGCTCAATCATCAGATGGGGGAAATACCTTTACGAACAGTCGTCTCACAACGACTTCCTTTAACCCGAATGTAGGTGGGGGCGAATCAGAACTGATCGGCGACTACATTGATATCGCCATTGTACCACCGAACAGCTATATATCCGTCTGGACGGATACGCGCACAGGCAGTTTAACGATTTTTGCTGGCGTACCGGGAGGTGAAACCTGA